A stretch of the Nosocomiicoccus ampullae genome encodes the following:
- the acnA gene encoding aconitate hydratase AcnA: MAKNLQENAKRTLNVNGEEKTYYSLRSLTDAGYSDVEKLPYSIRVLLESVLRQYDGHSIQEKHIESLANWDKGDLAGKEVPFKPSRVILQDFTGVPAVVDLASLRKAMNDKDGDIQKINPEVPVDLVIDHSVQVDSYGTHNALLKNMELEFERNKERYEFLRWAAEAFDNYQAVPPATGIVHQVNLEYLANVVHDRENVIFPDSLVGTDSHTTMINGLGVLGWGVGGIEAEAGMLGQPSYFPLPEVIGVKLTNQLPEGATATDLALRITQMLREHGVVGKFVEYFGEGVSNLPLADRATISNMAPEYGATNALFPVDEETLSYLKLTGRSEEHIDLVEKYLKENDLFFNAEKEPVYSEVLELDLSTVEPSLSGPKRPQDLILLSNMKDEFEASVTRENGNHGHGYSKEIFDQEVEVEYNDGGKETLKTGDLVIAAITSCTNTSNPYVMLGAGLVAKKAVEKGLTVPKHVKTSLAPGSKVVTGYLENSGLQEYLDQLGFNLVGYGCTTCIGNSGPLRDEITEAISDNDMLVSSVLSGNRNFEGRIHPLVKANYLASPQLVVAYALAGTVDIDLYKDPIGQDKEGNDVFMKDIWPSIQEVRDAVHETVTPELFKKEYETVFTSNETWNNINVTDAPLYDFNEDSTYIQNPTFFNDLPAEVDSVKPLNDLKVLAKFGDSVTTDHISPAGAIGKDTPAGKWLIEQGVSPRDFNSYGSRRGNHEVMVRGTFANIRIRNQIAPGTEGGYTTYWPTGEVMSIYDAAMKYKEDDTGLVVLAGDDYGMGSSRDWAAKGTNLLGVKAVLAASYERIHRSNLVMMGVLPLQFVEGKNSDDYGLEGNETFNIPVDENVKPGDIITITATKEDGSTVDIDVKARFDSEVEVDYYRNGGILQMVLRKKLAE; this comes from the coding sequence ATGGCAAAAAATTTACAAGAAAATGCTAAACGTACATTGAATGTAAATGGTGAAGAAAAAACATACTATTCACTTAGATCTTTAACAGATGCTGGATATAGTGATGTTGAAAAATTACCATATTCAATTCGTGTACTGTTAGAATCAGTTTTACGTCAATATGACGGACATTCAATTCAAGAAAAACATATCGAATCACTTGCGAACTGGGACAAAGGTGATTTAGCAGGAAAAGAAGTTCCTTTTAAACCTTCACGAGTGATTTTACAAGACTTCACAGGAGTGCCTGCAGTTGTAGACTTAGCGTCACTTCGTAAAGCAATGAATGACAAAGATGGGGATATTCAGAAAATTAACCCAGAAGTACCAGTTGACTTAGTCATTGACCACTCAGTACAAGTTGACTCATACGGTACACATAACGCACTTCTTAAAAACATGGAACTAGAATTTGAAAGAAACAAAGAACGTTATGAATTTTTACGCTGGGCAGCTGAAGCGTTTGATAACTATCAAGCAGTACCTCCAGCAACAGGTATTGTTCACCAAGTGAACTTAGAATATTTAGCAAATGTTGTTCATGACCGTGAAAATGTTATCTTCCCAGACTCACTGGTTGGTACGGATTCACATACAACTATGATCAACGGGTTAGGCGTTCTTGGTTGGGGTGTTGGTGGTATCGAAGCTGAAGCCGGAATGCTCGGACAACCAAGTTATTTCCCATTACCAGAAGTTATTGGTGTTAAATTAACAAATCAATTACCTGAAGGTGCAACAGCAACAGACCTAGCACTACGTATTACTCAAATGTTACGTGAACACGGAGTCGTTGGTAAATTCGTTGAGTATTTCGGTGAAGGGGTATCTAACTTACCACTTGCTGACCGTGCAACAATCTCAAACATGGCGCCAGAGTACGGTGCAACAAACGCATTATTCCCTGTTGACGAAGAAACATTAAGTTACTTAAAACTTACAGGTCGTTCTGAAGAACATATCGACCTCGTTGAAAAGTACTTAAAAGAAAACGACCTATTCTTTAACGCAGAAAAAGAACCAGTATACTCAGAAGTACTTGAGTTAGATTTATCTACAGTAGAGCCTTCATTATCTGGTCCAAAACGTCCACAAGATTTAATCTTACTTTCAAATATGAAAGACGAATTTGAGGCTTCTGTAACAAGAGAAAATGGCAACCATGGTCATGGTTATTCTAAAGAAATTTTCGATCAAGAAGTTGAAGTTGAATATAACGATGGTGGAAAAGAGACACTTAAAACAGGTGACTTAGTCATTGCCGCAATTACATCATGTACAAACACATCTAACCCATACGTTATGTTAGGTGCCGGATTAGTTGCGAAAAAAGCAGTTGAAAAAGGGTTAACAGTACCTAAGCACGTGAAAACATCACTTGCACCAGGTTCTAAAGTAGTTACTGGGTACCTCGAAAACTCAGGGCTTCAAGAGTACTTAGATCAACTTGGATTTAACTTAGTCGGTTATGGTTGTACGACATGTATCGGTAACTCAGGTCCATTACGTGATGAGATTACAGAGGCGATTAGTGACAACGATATGCTCGTTTCATCAGTATTATCGGGTAACCGTAACTTCGAAGGGCGTATTCACCCATTAGTTAAAGCAAACTACTTAGCATCACCACAGCTTGTAGTTGCATATGCACTAGCTGGTACTGTTGATATCGATCTTTACAAAGATCCAATCGGACAAGATAAAGAGGGTAACGACGTCTTCATGAAAGATATTTGGCCATCTATCCAAGAAGTTAGAGATGCTGTACATGAAACAGTAACACCTGAATTATTCAAAAAAGAATATGAAACAGTGTTCACTTCTAACGAAACTTGGAATAATATCAACGTTACAGATGCACCATTATACGACTTTAATGAAGATTCAACGTATATTCAAAATCCAACGTTCTTTAATGACCTACCAGCAGAAGTGGACTCAGTAAAACCTTTAAACGACTTAAAAGTGCTTGCGAAATTCGGTGATTCAGTAACAACTGACCACATTTCTCCAGCAGGAGCAATCGGTAAAGATACACCTGCAGGTAAATGGTTAATCGAGCAAGGTGTTTCACCACGTGACTTTAACTCATATGGTTCTAGACGTGGTAACCATGAAGTAATGGTTCGAGGTACGTTTGCGAACATTCGTATTCGTAACCAAATCGCACCAGGTACTGAAGGTGGATATACAACATATTGGCCAACTGGTGAAGTAATGAGTATTTACGACGCTGCAATGAAGTACAAAGAAGACGATACAGGATTAGTAGTACTTGCTGGTGACGATTACGGAATGGGATCAAGTCGTGACTGGGCAGCTAAAGGAACAAACTTACTTGGAGTTAAAGCAGTACTTGCTGCATCTTACGAAAGAATTCACCGTTCAAACTTAGTGATGATGGGTGTATTACCGCTTCAATTCGTTGAAGGTAAAAACTCAGATGACTATGGTTTAGAAGGTAACGAAACGTTTAACATTCCTGTCGATGAAAATGTTAAACCAGGTGATATCATTACAATCACTGCTACAAAAGAAGATGGTAGTACTGTAGATATCGATGTGAAAGCAAGATTCGACTCTGAAGTAGAAGTTGATTACTATCGTAATGGTGGTATTCTACAAATGGTATTAAGAAAAAAACTTGCTGAATAA
- the mscL gene encoding large conductance mechanosensitive channel protein MscL produces MIKEFKEFMMRGNVLDLAVAVVIGAAFGKIVDSLVGNIIMPLIALLFGDTDFASSWQWNGVTYGVFIQSIIDFLIIGFAVFMFVKIVNKVTFGAFEEKEEEPEVAEEVLLLREILDELKLQDAKEEQKYIREEE; encoded by the coding sequence ATGATTAAAGAATTTAAAGAATTTATGATGCGTGGAAACGTATTAGATCTTGCAGTTGCCGTTGTTATTGGGGCTGCATTTGGTAAAATCGTTGACTCATTAGTCGGTAATATCATTATGCCATTAATTGCACTATTATTTGGTGACACAGATTTCGCGTCTTCTTGGCAGTGGAACGGTGTGACATACGGAGTATTCATTCAGTCAATTATCGACTTCTTAATTATCGGTTTTGCAGTATTTATGTTTGTTAAAATTGTAAACAAAGTCACGTTTGGTGCGTTTGAAGAAAAAGAAGAAGAGCCTGAAGTTGCTGAAGAAGTACTATTATTACGTGAAATTTTAGATGAGTTAAAACTACAAGACGCTAAAGAAGAACAAAAATATATACGTGAAGAAGAGTAA
- a CDS encoding bifunctional folylpolyglutamate synthase/dihydrofolate synthase → MNYDETLDWIHNRGKFGIKPGVKRMVWMLEKLGNPEKKITGVHIVGTNGKGSVVSYMRGALNDNDYSVGTFTSPYIEVFNERISINGTPISNDALSEVASIVRPVSEQLTEETDLGPATEFEIITTMMFVYFGDIHPVDIVLVEAGLGATHDSTNVFNPVMTVLTSIGKDHTDILGETLVEITKDKSGVIKENVPLVFSIEDTESKHIIYKVLDEKHAKGIELGRDIVLLSNNHEFSFKYKDYDFNDIQLKMLGYHQQQNASLALTALLEMHDLKIVNLDMNKVVHGVESVTWPGRIEILQENPTIIIDGAHNKEAVDVLIKTMKENYSDRKITVLFSVVEGKPIQYMVDELESIADKFVVTEFDFYRKMPIDKILESVNHENVKQVDDYIKFVDEFDGDVLLCTGSLYFISYIKQHFSNK, encoded by the coding sequence ATGAATTATGATGAAACATTAGACTGGATTCATAATAGAGGTAAATTCGGCATCAAACCAGGCGTAAAACGCATGGTTTGGATGCTCGAAAAACTCGGTAATCCAGAAAAGAAAATTACAGGTGTTCATATTGTAGGAACAAATGGTAAAGGTTCTGTCGTATCGTACATGAGAGGGGCATTAAATGATAATGACTACTCAGTCGGTACATTTACGTCGCCATATATTGAAGTATTTAACGAAAGAATTTCAATTAACGGCACACCAATTTCTAACGATGCACTTAGTGAAGTCGCGAGTATCGTTCGTCCTGTAAGTGAACAACTGACTGAAGAGACAGATCTCGGTCCAGCGACTGAATTTGAAATTATCACGACGATGATGTTTGTCTATTTCGGTGATATTCATCCTGTCGATATCGTTTTAGTTGAAGCAGGACTCGGCGCAACGCATGACTCGACAAATGTATTTAATCCTGTAATGACAGTTCTAACAAGTATCGGTAAGGATCACACTGATATTTTAGGTGAAACTTTAGTTGAAATTACTAAAGACAAATCAGGTGTAATTAAAGAAAACGTACCGCTTGTTTTTAGTATAGAAGATACAGAGTCTAAACATATCATCTATAAAGTGTTAGATGAAAAGCATGCCAAAGGTATCGAGCTTGGGCGAGATATCGTCTTACTCAGTAACAATCATGAATTCTCGTTTAAATATAAAGACTATGATTTTAATGATATACAATTAAAAATGCTCGGATATCATCAACAACAAAACGCAAGTTTAGCACTCACAGCACTACTTGAAATGCATGACTTAAAAATTGTTAATTTAGATATGAATAAAGTTGTGCATGGTGTTGAGTCTGTAACATGGCCGGGAAGAATTGAAATTCTCCAAGAAAATCCAACGATTATTATTGATGGCGCACACAATAAAGAAGCAGTTGATGTCTTGATTAAGACAATGAAAGAAAACTATTCGGATCGTAAAATTACTGTATTATTCTCAGTAGTAGAAGGAAAGCCGATTCAATATATGGTCGATGAATTAGAGTCTATCGCGGATAAATTTGTCGTTACAGAATTTGATTTTTACAGAAAGATGCCAATTGATAAGATTTTAGAATCAGTCAATCATGAAAATGTAAAACAAGTAGATGATTATATAAAATTTGTCGATGAATTTGACGGAGATGTATTACTTTGTACAGGTAGCTTGTATTTCATCAGTTATATTAAACAACATTTTTCTAATAAATAA
- a CDS encoding valine--tRNA ligase: MDMPTKYNPTEVEKGKYEKWVEAGYFESDVTSDKPPYTIVIPPPNVTGKLHLGHAWDTTLQDIITRQKRMQGFDTLYLPGMDHAGIATQARVVQRLKEEGIDIHDLTREEFLSHAWNWKEEYAGHIRDQWKKLGLGLDYTKERFTLDEGLSKAVRKTFVSMYNKGLIYRGEYIINWDPETRTALSDIEVVHKEIEGKFYHVKYPYADGSGYLEIATTRPETMLGDTAVVVHPDDERYQDIIGKTVILPLMDREIPVITDDYVDMEFGTGAMKVTPAHDPNDFDLGNRHNLERINVMNEDGTINELGGKFVGMDRFEARQAIVEELEKTDQLIKVESHMHSVGHSERSNAIVEPYLSTQWFVKMAPLRDETLENQETDNRVNFVPNRFEGTFNRWMENVHDWVISRQLWWGHQIPAWYHNETGEMYVGEEAPADIENWTQDKDVLDTWFSSALWPFSTLGWPEETDLLKKYYPTNVLVTGYDIIFFWVSRMIFSGLEQTDTRPFNDVLLHGLVRDEQNRKMSKSLGNGVDPMDVIDKYGADALRFFLSTGSTPGQDLRYSDEKVESIWNFINKIWNASRFALMNIGSDFKHSDINLDGKKTLADEWILTRLNDTIREVTRLFEKYEFGEVGRILYHFIWDDFCDWYIEMSKISMNEGTEEEKQMTRSVLLYTLDKILKMLHPFMPFVTEEIYQAIDSNQSIVVSEWPTVDESLSNEESNNTMSLLVDIIKSVRQTRNEVNTPLSKPIDIKIEIKDSTSRQLIEENTHYITRFTNPETLEIGEKINIEDDAKTQVVKGATVVLPLEGLIDLDEEIERLEKELERLDGELKRVKGKLSNEKFVQNAPEKIVNQEKEKQASYLEQYEDVNSRLNELRGK; encoded by the coding sequence ATGGATATGCCAACAAAGTATAATCCAACAGAAGTTGAAAAAGGTAAATATGAAAAATGGGTAGAAGCTGGTTATTTTGAATCAGATGTGACATCTGATAAACCGCCTTATACGATTGTTATTCCACCACCAAACGTGACAGGGAAACTTCATTTAGGTCACGCTTGGGATACGACGTTACAAGACATTATTACACGTCAAAAACGTATGCAAGGCTTTGATACATTATATTTACCTGGTATGGACCATGCAGGTATCGCGACACAAGCACGTGTTGTTCAACGTCTCAAAGAAGAAGGAATTGATATCCACGATTTAACACGTGAAGAATTTTTATCTCACGCGTGGAATTGGAAAGAAGAATATGCTGGTCATATCCGAGATCAATGGAAAAAATTAGGTCTTGGTCTAGACTATACAAAGGAAAGATTCACGTTAGATGAAGGTCTTTCTAAAGCAGTACGTAAAACCTTTGTAAGTATGTATAACAAAGGACTTATCTACCGCGGAGAATACATTATTAACTGGGATCCTGAAACACGTACAGCATTAAGTGATATTGAGGTTGTTCATAAAGAAATTGAAGGTAAGTTTTACCATGTAAAATATCCATATGCTGATGGCAGTGGCTATTTAGAAATCGCAACGACACGACCAGAAACAATGCTTGGTGATACTGCGGTTGTCGTTCATCCAGATGATGAAAGATATCAAGACATTATAGGTAAAACAGTAATTTTACCACTGATGGATCGTGAAATTCCTGTGATTACAGATGATTACGTCGATATGGAATTTGGAACTGGTGCAATGAAAGTAACACCTGCGCATGACCCGAATGACTTTGATCTCGGTAATCGTCACAATCTAGAACGTATTAATGTTATGAATGAAGATGGTACAATCAATGAACTCGGTGGTAAATTCGTCGGAATGGACCGCTTTGAAGCACGACAAGCAATTGTCGAAGAATTAGAAAAAACAGATCAGCTAATTAAAGTTGAATCTCATATGCATAGTGTTGGACACTCAGAACGTAGTAACGCAATTGTAGAGCCGTATTTATCAACACAGTGGTTTGTTAAAATGGCACCACTTAGAGATGAAACACTCGAAAACCAAGAAACAGATAATAGAGTTAACTTTGTACCAAACCGTTTTGAAGGTACATTTAACCGTTGGATGGAAAATGTTCATGACTGGGTAATTTCAAGACAATTATGGTGGGGACACCAAATTCCGGCATGGTATCATAATGAAACTGGTGAAATGTACGTCGGTGAAGAAGCACCAGCAGATATTGAAAACTGGACGCAAGATAAAGACGTTTTAGATACATGGTTCTCAAGTGCATTATGGCCATTTTCTACGTTAGGCTGGCCAGAAGAAACAGATTTACTTAAAAAATATTATCCAACAAACGTACTCGTCACTGGATATGACATTATATTCTTCTGGGTATCACGTATGATTTTCTCTGGACTTGAACAAACAGATACTCGTCCGTTTAATGATGTATTATTACATGGACTTGTTCGTGACGAACAAAATCGTAAAATGTCTAAATCTCTAGGTAATGGTGTAGACCCAATGGATGTTATTGATAAGTACGGTGCAGACGCGCTTAGATTCTTCTTATCTACAGGATCAACACCAGGTCAAGATTTACGTTATAGTGATGAAAAAGTAGAGTCAATATGGAACTTTATTAACAAAATTTGGAACGCATCAAGATTTGCGCTAATGAATATCGGTTCAGATTTTAAACACTCAGACATTAACTTAGATGGTAAAAAAACACTTGCAGACGAGTGGATTTTAACACGCTTAAATGACACAATTCGTGAAGTCACACGTCTATTTGAAAAATATGAATTCGGTGAAGTTGGACGTATTTTATATCACTTCATTTGGGATGACTTCTGTGATTGGTACATTGAAATGTCTAAAATCTCAATGAACGAAGGTACTGAAGAAGAAAAACAAATGACGCGCTCAGTACTACTTTACACACTCGATAAAATCTTAAAAATGCTACATCCATTTATGCCGTTTGTCACTGAAGAGATTTACCAAGCAATTGATAGTAATCAATCAATTGTTGTTAGTGAGTGGCCAACAGTTGATGAGTCATTATCGAATGAAGAAAGTAACAATACGATGAGTTTACTTGTAGACATTATCAAATCAGTGCGTCAAACGAGAAATGAAGTGAATACACCACTTTCTAAACCAATCGATATTAAAATTGAAATTAAAGATAGTACAAGTCGACAATTAATCGAAGAAAACACACACTACATTACTCGATTTACTAATCCTGAAACTCTTGAAATTGGAGAAAAAATTAATATTGAAGACGACGCGAAAACTCAAGTCGTTAAAGGTGCGACAGTTGTACTTCCACTCGAAGGGTTAATCGATTTAGATGAAGAAATCGAACGTTTAGAAAAAGAACTTGAGCGTCTAGACGGCGAATTAAAACGTGTTAAAGGTAAGTTAAGCAATGAAAAATTCGTTCAAAATGCACCAGAAAAAATTGTAAATCAAGAAAAAGAAAAACAAGCTTCATATTTAGAACAATATGAAGATGTGAATTCGAGACTGAACGAGTTAAGAGGTAAGTAA
- a CDS encoding AbrB family transcriptional regulator gives MRIVKLFSLIIFIILVANILQLIDLPLSYLFGSMIGTLIFIRVIDNDIWFPKILSNSGVFIMGIQIGTSLTLPAIIKMTEDWYNIVIITLFTIGLALLLSIPFRKLTNTTVETAVFASVPGALSQMILMAEENKNANLLLVSLTQTSRIIFIVTLVPIITHFFPEDSVGNLPDVLNISEIKNPYIILVPVTGYILYMLLRKIKFPAALLLGPIFVTIVWNLTTEITFTLDNFLIAFAQILFGIRIGLQITTLMKELSLKDILAIIIQNVGLILGTFVIVSVYIIFTSHEFTSLFLSAAPGGLAQIIIIAMESGGDIAMISSYHIFRIFFIILVVVPIVAKFLTDRELKKS, from the coding sequence TTGAGAATTGTAAAACTCTTTTCTCTCATTATTTTTATTATATTAGTTGCGAATATCCTTCAACTGATTGACTTACCGCTGAGCTACTTATTTGGTTCAATGATTGGAACGTTAATATTTATTAGAGTCATTGATAATGATATATGGTTCCCAAAAATTTTAAGTAACTCGGGTGTTTTTATAATGGGAATTCAAATCGGAACGTCTTTAACGTTGCCAGCAATTATTAAAATGACCGAAGACTGGTATAACATTGTCATAATTACGTTATTTACAATTGGCCTTGCACTGTTATTGTCAATCCCATTTCGTAAACTAACAAATACAACTGTAGAAACCGCTGTTTTTGCGAGCGTTCCAGGTGCTTTAAGTCAAATGATATTAATGGCAGAAGAAAATAAAAACGCAAATCTTCTACTTGTCTCGCTCACTCAGACATCTAGAATTATTTTTATTGTTACACTTGTACCAATTATTACGCATTTCTTTCCTGAAGATAGTGTCGGTAATCTACCAGATGTTTTAAATATTTCTGAAATTAAAAATCCGTATATAATACTCGTTCCTGTTACGGGGTATATACTTTACATGCTATTAAGAAAGATAAAATTCCCAGCTGCATTATTACTTGGGCCAATATTTGTGACAATTGTCTGGAATCTAACTACAGAGATTACATTTACTTTAGACAATTTTTTAATTGCATTTGCACAGATTCTATTCGGTATTAGAATTGGGCTACAAATTACGACACTTATGAAAGAATTATCATTAAAAGATATTTTAGCGATTATTATTCAAAATGTCGGCTTGATTTTAGGTACTTTTGTTATCGTTTCAGTGTATATTATTTTTACATCTCATGAATTTACAAGTCTTTTCTTATCAGCAGCTCCTGGTGGCCTTGCGCAAATTATTATAATCGCAATGGAAAGTGGCGGGGATATCGCGATGATTTCGAGTTATCATATATTTAGAATATTTTTTATAATATTAGTCGTCGTTCCTATAGTTGCGAAGTTTCTTACGGATCGTGAGCTTAAGAAAAGTTGA
- the hemL gene encoding glutamate-1-semialdehyde 2,1-aminomutase: MMYENSKKLFEEAVDLMPGGVNSPVRAFKSVNMDPLFIESAKDARVKDVDGNEYLDYVLSWGPLILGHSDDEVVEAIKNQAEKGSSFGAPTAVENELAQLVIDRVPSVEMLRFVSSGTEATLAALRLARGYTNRNKILKFEGCYHGHSDSLLIKAGSGVATLGLPDSPGVPEGTAKNTVTVPFNDKESLKLAFEHYGDEIAAVIMEPVAGNMGVVPPVNDYLQFVRDITKEHGSLLIFDEVMTGFRVGYNCAQGYFGIDPDITCLGKVIGGGLPVGAFGGKREIMERIAPAGDIYQAGTLSGNPLAMTAGLHTLKQLTEDSYTHFNKLGDMIEEGLTKVFKEFNVPFTVNRAGSMIGFFLTDGPVENFDDANSANLDLFAQLYPELIKEGVYLPPSQFEGMFISTKHTEEDIKFTIEAFRNALSRIVK, translated from the coding sequence ATGATGTACGAGAATTCTAAGAAATTATTTGAAGAAGCTGTTGATTTAATGCCTGGTGGGGTAAACTCACCTGTTCGTGCATTTAAATCAGTAAATATGGATCCATTATTCATTGAAAGTGCAAAAGATGCTCGTGTGAAAGATGTCGATGGTAACGAATATCTAGATTACGTTTTAAGCTGGGGGCCGTTAATTTTAGGTCACTCTGACGACGAAGTCGTTGAAGCAATTAAAAATCAAGCTGAGAAAGGGTCATCATTCGGTGCACCAACAGCTGTTGAAAATGAGTTAGCGCAACTCGTTATTGATAGAGTACCTTCTGTTGAGATGCTACGCTTTGTATCTTCAGGTACCGAAGCGACACTCGCTGCACTTAGACTTGCGAGAGGTTACACAAATAGAAATAAAATCTTAAAATTTGAAGGGTGCTACCATGGTCACAGTGACTCACTTCTAATTAAAGCAGGAAGTGGTGTCGCAACACTCGGTTTACCAGACTCACCTGGTGTACCTGAAGGCACGGCAAAAAATACAGTAACTGTTCCATTTAACGATAAAGAAAGTTTAAAATTAGCGTTCGAACACTATGGAGATGAAATCGCAGCAGTAATTATGGAGCCTGTTGCAGGTAACATGGGTGTTGTTCCTCCAGTAAATGACTACTTACAATTTGTTCGTGATATTACAAAAGAACACGGTTCGTTATTAATATTTGATGAAGTAATGACTGGTTTTAGAGTTGGCTATAACTGTGCACAAGGATATTTTGGAATTGATCCAGATATTACATGCTTAGGTAAAGTAATTGGTGGTGGATTACCAGTCGGTGCGTTCGGTGGTAAGAGAGAAATTATGGAACGTATCGCACCTGCAGGAGATATTTACCAAGCAGGTACATTATCCGGTAACCCACTTGCGATGACAGCTGGATTACACACGCTAAAACAACTTACTGAAGATAGCTATACTCACTTCAATAAACTCGGCGATATGATTGAAGAAGGGCTAACTAAAGTGTTTAAAGAGTTTAACGTACCGTTTACAGTAAACCGTGCGGGATCTATGATTGGTTTCTTCTTAACTGATGGACCAGTAGAAAACTTTGATGATGCAAATAGTGCTAATTTAGATTTATTTGCACAACTATATCCTGAATTAATTAAAGAAGGCGTGTACTTACCACCTTCACAATTTGAAGGAATGTTTATTTCAACGAAGCATACTGAAGAAGATATTAAATTTACTATTGAAGCATTTAGAAACGCGTTATCACGTATTGTTAAATAA
- the hemB gene encoding porphobilinogen synthase has product MKFDRHRRLRKSEFMRDLVRETSLKKEDLIYPIFVVEKDDVKKEIPSMKGIYQISLNLLEEELKEVYELGIKSVIFFGVPNHKDDVGSGAYDENGIVQEACKLAKKLYPDLIVILDTCLCEYTDHGHCGVINEHTKDVDNDKTLPLLIETAISQAKAGADIIAPSNMMDGFVTEIRDGLDKAGFYDVPIMSYGIKYASKFYGPFRDAAESTPSFGNRRTYQMDPANRLEALRELESDTREGADMMIVKPALSYLDIIRDVRNNSNLPIIAYNVSGEYAMTVNAIEQGLLDEEVIIEQMLSIKRAGADMIMTYFAKELCKKIDKGEI; this is encoded by the coding sequence ATGAAATTTGATAGACATCGTCGCTTAAGAAAGTCAGAGTTTATGAGAGATTTAGTTAGAGAGACGTCACTTAAAAAAGAAGATCTTATTTATCCGATTTTTGTCGTTGAAAAAGATGACGTTAAAAAAGAAATTCCTTCAATGAAAGGTATTTACCAAATCTCATTAAATTTACTTGAAGAAGAGTTAAAAGAAGTTTACGAACTCGGTATTAAGTCAGTGATATTTTTCGGCGTACCAAACCATAAAGACGACGTTGGTAGTGGTGCATATGATGAAAATGGTATTGTGCAAGAAGCATGTAAACTTGCTAAAAAGCTATATCCAGACTTAATCGTTATTTTAGATACTTGTCTATGTGAATATACAGACCATGGACACTGCGGAGTTATAAACGAACATACTAAAGACGTCGATAACGATAAAACACTCCCGCTTCTAATTGAAACAGCAATCTCACAAGCAAAAGCTGGTGCAGATATTATCGCACCATCTAATATGATGGATGGCTTCGTAACAGAAATCCGTGACGGGTTAGACAAAGCTGGATTTTATGACGTACCAATTATGAGTTACGGTATTAAATATGCATCTAAATTTTATGGACCATTTAGAGATGCTGCGGAATCTACACCGTCATTCGGTAACCGAAGAACGTATCAAATGGATCCAGCCAACCGCCTAGAAGCGTTAAGAGAATTAGAAAGTGATACACGTGAAGGTGCTGATATGATGATTGTAAAACCTGCATTATCATATTTAGACATTATTCGCGATGTTAGAAATAATTCTAACTTACCGATTATTGCATATAACGTAAGTGGAGAGTACGCAATGACAGTCAATGCAATTGAGCAAGGTTTACTTGATGAAGAAGTGATTATCGAACAGATGCTATCAATTAAACGCGCAGGTGCAGATATGATCATGACTTACTTCGCTAAAGAATTATGTAAAAAAATCGATAAAGGAGAAATTTAA